A DNA window from Arachis hypogaea cultivar Tifrunner chromosome 18, arahy.Tifrunner.gnm2.J5K5, whole genome shotgun sequence contains the following coding sequences:
- the LOC140181377 gene encoding uncharacterized protein, giving the protein MSIGSKGWIHTRYKSLESRGKTGESRGQNNFRRFNNNNNQGRGKGKQIQNPPNNLTCRRCGAYHPNTPCRVRQGIRYYCDRVGHVSWNCPERKRQEAERVQKRQEAERVQQQGRVFIMTADGAERLDTLIKGNCEIGGKILIALFDTWATQLFISFEKASELGLKITMLAYYLQVHTHASEAVVTRLGCQQVLFQIKYRTFVHDLICLLMTGLNLILGLDWLSKNHVLLDCSERSLQFMSKGSVGPMVANGYYLNSVMIPVVNEFLEVFPENIPEYTSSREIEFAIELVPGAGPISIAPYRMSPLELAKLKARLEELMSKNFIRPCVFPWGASVLLVRKNDGSMWVCIDYRQLNKVTVKNKYPLSRIDDLMDQLQGAGVFSKIDLRLTNATAMFSDYMNRIFCPFLDKFVIVFIDDILIYSKTEEEHAEHLQIVLVKFRVFSNHKSLKYLFDQKELNIRQRRWIDLLEDYDFELSYHQGKANVVANALSQKSLTVAWMMIKEEDLVSKFGELRLGVEEFNGSVCLNQLQISSDFKSEIFKNSTKRSRVTEGVAGNREGKAMGSFVGRRWNMEVQSCHASIGMAPYEALYGRKCQSLLCWYESRKTSLLGPELVAETAKQIKKIQSRMLTAQSLQKSYANQRQKPLEFDEGDHIFLRVTLTTVVGRAIKGKKLNPHYIGPFQILKRIGPMAYRIVVPLHLSNLHDMFHMS; this is encoded by the exons ATGAGTATTGGGAGTAAAGGATGGATCCACAcgagatataagagcttggagagtagaggtaAGACCGGTGAGAGcagag GTCAGAATAACTTCCGGAGattcaataataacaacaaccaGGGAAGAGGCAAAGGAAAGCAGATTCAGAATCCTCCCAACAACTTGACATGTAGGAGATGTGGGGCATATCATCCTAACACTCCATGTAGAGTTAGACAGGGCATACGCTACTACTGTGATAGAGTTGGGCATGTGTCCTGGAATTGTCCAGAGAGGAAGAGACAGGAAGCTGAGAGAGTTCAGAAGAGACAGGAAGCTGAGAGAGTTCAGCAGCAGGGACGTGTGTTTATCATGACGGCAGATGGTGCTGAGAGGTTAGACACTCTTATTAAAGGTAATTGTGAAATTGGTGGTAAAATCTTAATTGCTTTATTTGATACTTGGGCAACACAGTTGTTTATATCGTTTGAGAAAGCtagtgagttaggattgaagataacCATGTTAGCCTATTATTTGCAAGTACATACTCATGCCTCTGAGGCTGTCGTAACTAGATTAGGCTGTCAACAAGTTCTGTTCCAAATTAAGTACCGAACTTTTGTCCATGATTTAATTTGTCTGCTGATGACTGGCCTCAATCTCATtctgggattggattggttatcaaAGAATCATGTTCTGCTCGATTGTTCTGAAAGATCACTGCAGTTTATGTCGAAAGGTTCAGTAGGACCGATGGTGGCGAATGGATATTACTTGAATTCTGTCATG ATTCCAGTTGTGAATGAATTTCTAGAAGTATTCCCTGAAAATATACCTGAATATACTTCTTCTCGAGAAATTGAGTTTGCGATTGAGCTGGTTCCTGGAGCAGGACCAATTTCAATTGCACCTTACCGAATGTCGCCTTTGGAGCTGGCTAAACTTAAGGCTCGGCTAGAGGAGTTAATGAGTAAGAACTTCATTCGTCCATGCGTTTTTCCGTGGGGAGCATCGGTGTTGTTGGTGAGAAAGAATGATGGAAGTATGTGGGTGTGCATAGATTACAGACAACTGAATAAAGTAACCGTAAAGAACAAATATCCATTGTCGAGAATTGACGATCTGATGGACCAATTGCAAGGAGCTGGtgtcttttccaagattgactTAAG GTTAACCAATGCCACTGCTATGTTCAGTGACTATATGAACCGGATATTCTGTCCTTTCCTGGATAAATTCGTCATcgtcttcattgatgatattctAATCTACTCTAAGACTGAGGAGGAGCACGCAGAACACTTGCAGATTGTGCT AGTGAAGTTTCGAGTCTTCTCAaatcataagagtctcaagtatctctttgatcaaaAGGAGCTCAACATACGACAAAGGAGGTGGATAGATTTGCTGGAGGATTATGACTTTGAGTTAAGTTATCACCAAGGGAAGGCAAACGTTGTAGCGAATGCCTTGAGTCAGAAGTCGTTGACGGTCGCTTGGATGATGATTAAGGAAGAggatttggtgagcaagtttgGGGAGTTAAGACTGGGTGTCGAAGAATTTAATGGGAGTGTATGCCTGAACCAACTGCAGATCTCTAGTGATTTCAAGTCCGAAATTTTTAAAAACTCAACAAAACGATCAAGAGTTACAGAAGGTGTTGCCGGCAATCGAGAAGGGAAAGCGATGGGGAGTTTTGTGGGACGAAGATGGAATATGGAGGTACAAAG TtgtcatgcgagcatcggaatggctccgtatgaggctctgtatgggagAAAGTGTCAATCTCTGCTATGCTGGTATGAATCTAGGAAAACAAGTTTGTTAGGGCCTGAGTTAGTAGCTGAAACCGCCAAACAGATTAAGAAAATCCAAAGCAGAATGCTTACCGCTCAAAGTCTCCAGAAGAGCTATGCCAATCAGAGACAGAAACCGTTAGAATTTGATGAAGGAGATCATATATTCCTAAGAGTTACTCTAACAACAGTAGTGGGTAGAGCGAtcaaaggaaagaaattgaatcCTCATTATATCGGTCCGTTTCAAATCCTGAAGAGAATCGGCCCGATGGCGTATCGGATAGTTGTACCACTGCATCTTTCAAACTTGCACGACATGTTTCACATGTCGTAG